The window TCAGTCTCTAAATGAGTATTCCAACTTTCTGAGGGATACTGAACGCTTGGACAAGGATCAGATTGTGTACAGGGCAACAGCTGGGCTCAAAGACCCGACTCGCCAGCAGTGCAGCAAGTTTTGCCAGTGCTCTGACTGTACGAGTGCACGGGCAACTGTGCCTCGCTTTTTGATGGTGGACCAGCTGTGGGTATTTGTCTTGGATGAGAGTGAGTATTCGAGAAGCTTGCATGATGACTTTGCTAACCCATGATAGATACTGTCATCACAAGCTTTCCACAACGCTGGGGATCTTACTTCACAAGCGATCCGTCAGGAATCCACTCTCGAGTAATAAAGCAGCTTGAAAGAGAGCGAGACGGGGTCAGCAGTTCATATGATCTGGTTCTCAAGATCTTCAACGTCTGCAGCAGGGTGTTTTACGAGAATATCAAGTTTGCGGACAGACAGCCCATGCTCAATTACATCTTTTCCGATTCGATCAACTTTGTGGTAAGATTTTCCAGTTGCTCTGAAACGAGACGCAAGCTTACACCTGGCTCAGACCACAAGAGAATTGGCCGCCCGTCAAGAGCTCTCCCAGCTTGCTCAGACGATCCTAGCAGCTTACCGTTCCCCTGACAAGACTCAAATCGCCGAAGCCCACAAGGCAGTCATGAACATCAACCCCGAGGCCGGCCTCCTTCGGCAAGTAGACAACATTCTCAGCGACCTGAGCATCATCCGCCAGATCAAGATCGTCCAGCAAGAAGTCCTCAAGCAGTACCACGTCAACGTTGCCCGGGTCCTAGTTCCCAACTATGCCCTCCGTGCCGGTTTCGAGCCGCATACACCCGGTCTCAAGGAGGTAAAGCGCATGCAAGAAAGCCTCCGTGACGACCAAGATGTCTCGGAAGAGACCAAGTCAGCGGCAAGCTGGACGCTCTCCTGTGCCGATGACTCGGAGATGTTCCTCGCGGACCAGTACAGGCAGATTGACCGTTTGTACAGAGCAGCGGAACACTGCCAAAGGAGACTGGAGGAGCTGCTAGAGACGAAAAACAAGTACGCCGGTATTGTCGGGGCGTGGGAAGCGGTAGCCAACAGCATCGAGCAAAGCAACCAGGGCAAGTCTATCATGCTGTTCTCAGTACTGAGTATTATTTTCGTAAGTTCTTACCGTCACCCTTACCTCCATTATCATACCGGCTGACAATGCACCTAGCTCCCCCTCTCTTTCATTACCAGCATCTTCGGCATGAATATCCAAGACTACCGCATCGGTCTCGGCACCCTCGCACAGGAACTCTACTATGTTTGTAAGTGattccctccctctcttcttaTCCCACCATCCCTAACATCCAAACTAGTCGGGGTCTCAATAATCGTAatcttcatctccctcctcctcgcctttgACAAGTTCTCCCTCGCACTCCTCCTCTACTGCATCAAGGTTCCCACCAAGTGGGTCATGACTCGGATTGCGCTCCTCCAACCGGCCTCGTTTGGCACCAGGACGAGAAATTACCGCAAGCTCAACGAGAAGCGGGTGAGGAAGATCCAGCAGATGGAAGAGGAGATCCAGCGGGCGAGGCTGGTGAGGGATACCAAGGAGTTTTGGCGGACGATCGAGGCGGAGCAGGCGAGGAGGCGGGCTGGGTTGGGGCCAcaggggggaaagagggtGGATAGTGACAAGTTTGTTGTTTAAGTGTGGAAAAAAGCTGTATCATGGTGTATACGTGATGTTTTAACACCGGAATCTGGACATAATTCGCCACGTGACTTCTCGCCGCTCTATCTGACTTGAATTAGGCGGAGCTCAGGACCGGCTCATCTTTGGCTCCAGCCCGCTCACCTCGCTCAGGGATTGCTCAAGGTCTGCTCACTTCGCTCAGGGACTGCTCAGGGTCTGCTTACCTCGCTGAGGGACTGCTTAGATTAAGGTTTGCTCACCGTGCTCAGGACTGCTCTAGATTGCTCATAGTCTGCTCGCCCTACTAATGGTTCCCTCATTTACTACTGATGGTACTCTTACAAGCCTATTCTATAACGCTAGTCTAGGGATCTTTTAAAAGTGTTCTCTCGCAAGAAATTCGTGCTCTAGCAGCTTGATTTCGCATCTCGAATATCAAACCTATCACATTTACCAACCCAACCCGATGTCTCTAACAGCATACAGAATGTATAGTCAAGATACGTTACGTCTAGTCTATTCTAAAACTACCGCAAGTAATTTTCTCTATAGGCTGCAGCCTTAGGCGCGTAACATTACAAGTCGGAGATCTTTGCCTTTCCAAGATACTAGAGCAGTTCTCGGAAGTAGAAACACGCATATACCTAGAGCCGTGTTTAGAAGTCACTCAACTCTGCAGATATTAAGAATTATAACAAGGAGCCAGAAACGGCTTCTAGTTATAGTATACAGACCCTGTCTAttggtttggggtgcggcCACAGGCGTGAGGCTATGAGTAAGGAAGTGGGGGTCTCTGGGGGTTCAGCGGTCATGTATATAAGCGGTCTGCTTCTGACATTCTATTTTAGACAGGACATCGACTTTTATTTTCTTCATATTTTGTGCCGTGCACGCGTGTAGGCAATTCCGGCTCTCTGATCAGGCCAATCCGGTGCTTATTATGTGGCCTGCGAGCCCAtagtgtcttttctttgtcctgcgtgaagtgcggcctgcgagcgagcCACTGTCACGCAGGTGTGGTCATTCAGGGACCTGTTGATGGTatatttgtggtgttgtggttgtttttgtgtgttttctcaccatttcacTATAGTTCTATACTTAATTATTATTTTTATCCTTAAACCAGAGTTATAATACGATACTTCCCATCCTAAATTAACGTCCTAACAGCCTAATTTATTTCTTCTAATAATCTTTTTCTTTACTATACCTTTTATTATATCTAACCGTGGCCAAAAATCAAGTCATCGCCAATTAAACTGAATACAGTATCAATTTCCACACTAACTAACTACCAAACTAGCCATTACACGTCACCTTCTATCGCTTGCCGGGCCTTGGCACTGGGCTTCGCCACCCGACCTGTACGTGTTCTAGTAAGTGCCGTTGAACTGGGCTCAGTTGAACTGGGCGCAGGTGTACTGGCCGGCGTACTGCTTGCAGCTGCTGGTTCCCGCTGTGTGGCCCTGGGGTACCCGTTGCCTGGCACCACCTCTGGCACCACCTCTGTTGCCCCTGGAGCCCCTGGATTTCTGGTTCGCCCTGGCAACGGCTTGTTCAACAGTGCCCAAACCGTTCACTGTGGCTGGCCGAGATACAGTTGTATTTGCAGTATCTGCTGCATCATCGCCTTCCAGATCTGCAGCTTCCCACTGGGACGCTGTTCGCCTTAAACTTTGCCGCAGACCTGTCGTACTGGGAAGTTGAGGGTTGGTTCTTTGTATGcatgggggtgaaggggtaGGTGTTGGTTGGACCTGAAGGCCCAGTGGCACTGTTGACCTGGGTGCGGTGGCATCAGGGGCAAAGGCATCAGAGCCCCTGGGTCTGCCCCTGAGCACCGTCACACGGTCAAAATCCTGGTACTGCAAATACCGGTCCTCGTCAACTAACGACCtttccaaccaccaaaagGATGGAAATCCTTGAGCTCAAGGACCTGGTTGTTCTTCTGTACTTGGTGAATCAAGTGAAGACAGGGAAGTCCCTTATTGGCAGTGAATCTACCTGTACAAGCAGGGATCTCGTCGGGTTCGGGATTGCGGGCAGACACCTTGTACTTCTGAAGCTGGCGACAGTGTTGTACTACACTGTCAAGTGGTTTCCAGGCAATTCTTGTAGGGGTTTCGCCCAGAAGCTTCATACCCATGAAATCCCTCCGCAAGTGGTCCTTTTCAAAGCGCCTGGCTTCATTCACATTCTTCTCCATGACGGCTACCATATCAAAAGTACGATCAAAAACATCCTTGACCGTGCTCCTCCCAGTGACAACGAAGCTCTTGAGCATGCGGTTCGAGGACTCCACGGGGGAGGTTGTTCGTTGACCGAGGGTGAGGTGTTGAGATGTGTAAGCAGTGGCCCATTGCCGGATGACTGGGAGGTAGGTGGATTTCTGGTGGTTTCACGGcgtggaagatgaagaagaaaaggtcGTTGcaaagtggtggtttggtttgAAAGCAAAGGTTTGGTTGCAGGTGGGTTTGACTGCGAAAAAGGTGTATTGCAGTGTATTGCAcgtaaaagaaaaagaattgGCCAGGGTTAGGGGTTTGTACGGGAAGAAAAGTGGGCGGGGGGTCCGGGAAGTGAAACTGGGGGGTCCGAAAAGTATTGCTCTTTCGCTTTGCAACCTTGCCTTGGCGAGCAATAGTGTCAAGCAGCAACTCCACAGTAGTTAGCAAAGGGCGAGCATTACTACAATCCCGGACTCTTTTGCTTGTATTACAAATACGTCTGAGCTCCCAATTGATGTGCGGGCATCGTATCCTGCATCTCTAGTGTATATAGAGGTTCCTCTACAGCCCTTAACGGCCCCCAATAGCGAAGACTAGATGAAGCTTTAGTTCCGAAGGTCATTGTTTGTTAGCCCAAAGATGACCTTATGTCATAGCAGCAGGCTTTCCGATATGTGACGTTTGCTTGCCGTCGGGGAATGATAAGCAGAAGTTAATGCCTTTGCTGTTGAGCGTGGGCTTTCAACTGCGCGATTCGAGCAAGATGCGATCATACTATTCAACGAGTGTATTGTTTGTATCTGAATCTCTCTAGTGACCACGTCCTGCTACCCAGTTTGAACCACCCAGATTGAGAGCTCTACTCCTTATACGGAGGCTCATCCCTCCTTATCTGGGGAATCCGATAGGTAAGGAATTTAGGAAGGGCCTTCATTGGTACCTCGCCGCAGCCTACTTTTCCATCCTCCCAGAAAAAGGTGTTTAAGAGCGTGCCGAGAATAACGGCATCCTGGACGAGACCGatattcttctccaacatctcACGAGTCTTCTGGGGCATCCCAGCAAAAAGCTCCTTCCAAAAGGCTCGCTCAGCAACCTCGAACTCGTCCGGCATCCAAAACTCGCCCCCCGTATATTCGCCAGCCAGGGTGTGAATGCGGCCAAGACCCACAGCAAAGGGTTTCGGCGTCGACAACTCCCAGTCGATCAGGCCGGTAACTTCACAAGTTTCGTCGATCAGGATGTTGACGTCGTTGAGGTCGTAGTGCGAGACCCAAAGCGGCAGCTTGCTAATCTCGTTCAGCTTGCCAAGAAATCCTTGTAGCAAGGGCCGGTATGCTGCGACTTCATCCAATGGGCTGGCCAGTATGGCCTCAAGATGCGGCCAGATTTTGGTTGACACAGCCTCGCCACTGCTGTCGGCAAGCCAGCCCTTGGAGAGCACGCGCCCGAGCGACTGTTGACGGCAATACGGCCTTCAGCGCCCTTGCCGGCGACGCCGTGGATCCATATCTTTcccggcagacgctcgagggagTAAACCCAGACGCCCTCGTTCTCCAGCTCTTCGTCTTTGAGAGCCACAGCATCGGGGACGACTTGGCCCAGGGCGCCTTTGGCTACCCTGAAGGCGTCGAGATCCAGTTTCTCGGTTCGGAATTGGATGACCACTTCGCGTTTGTCAGTCAGCGTTACAAAGAAGGTCCGGCTGAACATCCCCTGCATTGGCGGCCTGTCGACGCGCGTGGAGGCGCTTCCAAAATGCTCTGACACTAGATTCTTGATACGCTTGACTTGTTTCGTTGGCGTGTTGAGCAACTTGGGGAGGTCATTGTCGGAGGTAATGGGAGGAATGATGTAAAATAGAGTGTTTGGCGTGCAAAGCGTAGCTGTAGTTGGGCAGGTTGAAGTTGCGGTTGACCGAATGTCGAGATTTTAGGAGCGGCCTTTGCTTTCCCCAATTGTTTGCAGGTAACCCCCCAAACGCGGTGCCAGATCGGGGGAGAGAGCCAAAAATGCCGTAAGAGCAAACCTGTCAATCGGATCAATCCGCACCCAGTAGCGGTCACGTCGCGCCAACAGGCCGTTGCACAACTTCCCTTTCGGTAAGTTAATCTGCGTGTTGGTTTCAGACATCAATACATGGGCTGCATCAGACCCAGTGCAACTGCTATCAAGCGGATGTTCGTACTGTTCGAAGGCTGGAAATTCGAGCGTGATTATCGTTCGTCACACTGTCAGTGACCATGAAGGCGCATAGTATTgaggggtaactgcacgTCGTAGGCCAATGGATCAAAATAAGGCAGCCAACAATGTCATGGTAGTTATTAGAAGAAAATTCTTGGTCTGGCAGGAAGTAGACTAGTAACGGAAGACTCTTGCCTATCTGCACACAAGCCAGCCCTAGGTagaaatatatatatatatacagaGTAATCTCAAAATATAGTATATCGGTATCTTCTTAATCCAGAGAGATATAGATCATGGCGTTTGCCTCAGATTGTAGAtagcttctttctcttcatgGACTtctcgaggccattgaagattattgTGAATATTCTCAGTTACGCCCTCCGGGCCAGTGCTTGGTTCTAGTCTCTACTGTGTGAAGCTCGTTGAGCCTGCCCCACAACAGACCCTTGTTACACATGAAGACAAGTTGCAGCGATACGTAGATACCTGGTAATGAAGAACCGCACTGATAAAGCCTCCCGAGACTGAGAATCCTGGGTTCTCGACAAATCAGCTGCAAGAACGGCCAACAAGATCTACTGGTATCAATATCCTCGTTTAATTGTCGAATTAAAATACGTCAAAAAGCAAGTCGTGATGACTTGCCACGCTGGAAACGCTGGTTGTAACCTCATACGTCGACTTTACCGCGCAGTACGCTGACGGCTCAGTCCCGGGTATCATCCAGCTCAAGTGCACCACGACACGCAGCAACACACACTACAACGTCACTTGCAGCACGACTCGCAATGGTAGTCACCTGGGACATGCTCCGAGCCCGTTTCCGGAGGCCCCGGCGGACTCTGTGCTCACCATTAACGGTACgcctgtggaggagggaactAAATCGcatgccatcatctcccacGCCCTGAAGATGGTTGACTTCGTGTACTAGTCCATCTTCTGACGTATTGATCACTCGAGGTCAAGATGTTGTTCTTGAAATCCAGTTTCGTCTGGATTTCTGTTCAACTCCATTTGACAATCTAACTGGCATCGGGTTTCAGACATTAGCTACCGCTATCCTTGGAAGTCTACCACAAGGTTGTTTCCTTAGCCTTTCTTAAGTAGTTTAGCTGAATATTTCATTATAAACTAGTATAAAGATACCGGTACTGTGACGCGACGCAACTGCTGTCCACTAGTATATAACTACAAGCTGGATTGTAAGAGTTCGATCTTACACTTCTGACACCCTTTTGAGTAGTTTGCGCAGTGGTATTGTGGGTCATTGTGTCATTTCTTACTCTCTTCCGCTCTGAGCAATCCTGTCCCAAGCTGGGTGTTTTCCACCGCAGGCGGGGCACCTGCAGGGTATGCGGCTGGTGTGAATAGGGCACTGTGCCTCACCCTCCTTGCCTCCCACTCCATTTGCATTTGTGCCACACCTCGGACATAGAGGGTCTTTTCTGCAACGGTAGCTGATGTGGCCCCATTTCCAACACCTGTAGCACTGGGTGGGACGCAGTGGGGCCCAGTATGGCTCGCAGTTGAATATCTGAGCCCTGAATACCACTCCCGAATCGCAAGCCTGCTTGGCTTCTgtttggttggtgaggatgacgaaGATTGATACCCATTGTAGAGTTTGGTCTTTCGGGTATTGAAATTTGACCCTTTCGATCGACTTGAGTCCTAGTTCCTGGCCGAATTCCAATTCTGTGGTTCCTTGGATATTTGATTTATAGACTCCTTTGACCAATATGGCAAAGGTTCTTCGAGCTTCTTTCGCCTGTTCTCCGAATGCTTGTTGTATCCATCCTTTATTCGAAGAGTGCCAGTCTCTGGTGGCTGGATCTGCAAACATGATTACCGTATCACCGCTGGGCAGCTTTCGGGCAGCTACTGCTCCCTTCCCACTGGAGGCTTGGTTGATGGCTTGTACGGCTTCGAGGGCATTGCGCTTGGCCAGGTCGGATGGTATGTCGTTTCCTTTGATCAGAATCTCCCGGCTTAGTCTGGCAGGAATTACTTTGGCTGGTTGGTTCGGTGCTGGGGTAGTTACTCCCTTTGCAATATCGGCCCAGGTGCGAGTAGGTTGAGTAAGTCTCGTTGGTTGGGTTTCGCGGAGTGCTGCTCTTACTTCCTTGGCGACTATTTTTCGGAGGTTGAGCAAGGAGGGAGTTTGGTCGATTCCGGTagaggttgctgctgctgtagTAGCCTGTCGGTAGGCATCCTGAATCTCTTTGGCTAAGCTTTGAGCTTTGTCCTTGTTCTCCGTCGGTAtaagggtgaggaggttgttaATTAGGGTATTGAAGGTCTGGTTGGTTGGGTAGTTTCTGGAGCTGTGGTTGGTCTGAGCTTGTTGGGTGACTGGGGGAGTTTCTTCGGTTCTGTCCGCTACGTTGGCTTGCTCTCTGGGAAAGCTGGCTGATAAAAACATCGGGCATTTCGATATCAGGCCTGTGGGCGTC is drawn from Podospora pseudocomata strain CBS 415.72m chromosome 1 map unlocalized CBS415.72m_1, whole genome shotgun sequence and contains these coding sequences:
- a CDS encoding uncharacterized protein (COG:S; EggNog:ENOG503PDBN); translation: MFLSASFPREQANVADRTEETPPVTQQAQTNHSSRNYPTNQTFNTLINNLLTLIPTENKDKAQSLAKEIQDAYRQATTAAATSTGIDQTPSLLNLRKIVAKEVRAALRETQPTRLTQPTRTWADIAKGVTTPAPNQPAKVIPARLSREILIKGNDIPSDLAKRNALEAVQAINQASTTLCTPNTLFYIIPPITSDNDLPKLLNTPTKQVKRIKNLVSEHFGSASTRVDRPPMQGMFSRTFFVTLTDKREVVIQFRTEKLDLDAFRVAKGALGQVVPDAVALKDEELENEGVWVYSLERLPGKIWIHGVAGKGAEGRIAVNSRSGAGEAVSTKIWPHLEAILASPLDEVAAYRPLLQGFLGKLNEISKLPLWVSHYDLNDVNILIDETCEVTGLIDWELSTPKPFAVGLGRIHTLAGEYTGGEFWMPDEFEVAERAFWKELFAGMPQKTREMLEKNIGLVQDAVILGTLLNTFFWEDGKVGCGEVPMKALPKFLTYRIPQIRRDEPPYKE
- a CDS encoding uncharacterized protein (EggNog:ENOG503PN96), which codes for MGVQEQAKGVIKPGGCLPVPHDDLLHFSRCLKYDEREKYVQNAPEHLRSQVGHLLSRVEHVRSEIDARPDGEFWTSRLADHISDFRSKPQPKKTERSPLAATLSRLHIASRTNLSRTSRLDVPEIRLGGKTLSTPNIAEVLSANPSPTFQDIKDHPYKGLQAGAVYYKDGNPYTHPKLEGSFPNQTTPLDDLLSNKGDKSLLKESCEEGMLRWFHIPSNNMAWVEEAIARHYNEERPPREDLFGKPKVKSKTHEILRRVGWRGHSREGVDPNSPPHTRQLNPGCEVIKSGHENNPNAMCLFAPYLHWETALGLERQNKSIERTTRSAILQHASGMQVQDRVEDTFHQELQVHQVNNTSLSSLAREAIVSSTNHFRSMTMRATTRRGVVGRILFCAARIAKLMVSYEDDELVSKYLYANPPLHPRRTLHQSLNEYSNFLRDTERLDKDQIVYRATAGLKDPTRQQCSKFCQCSDCTSARATVPRFLMVDQLWVFVLDENTVITSFPQRWGSYFTSDPSGIHSRVIKQLERERDGVSSSYDLVLKIFNVCSRVFYENIKFADRQPMLNYIFSDSINFVTTRELAARQELSQLAQTILAAYRSPDKTQIAEAHKAVMNINPEAGLLRQVDNILSDLSIIRQIKIVQQEVLKQYHVNVARVLVPNYALRAGFEPHTPGLKEVKRMQESLRDDQDVSEETKSAASWTLSCADDSEMFLADQYRQIDRLYRAAEHCQRRLEELLETKNKYAGIVGAWEAVANSIEQSNQGKSIMLFSVLSIIFLPLSFITSIFGMNIQDYRIGLGTLAQELYYVFGVSIIVIFISLLLAFDKFSLALLLYCIKVPTKWVMTRIALLQPASFGTRTRNYRKLNEKRVRKIQQMEEEIQRARLVRDTKEFWRTIEAEQARRRAGLGPQGGKRVDSDKFVV